The following coding sequences are from one Chanos chanos chromosome 12, fChaCha1.1, whole genome shotgun sequence window:
- the ripor2 gene encoding rho family-interacting cell polarization regulator 2 has product MTMCDITEDDLNELMREEAEDVFYDGVSSRFPEIMAAGTHSPGGPNGIIRSQSFAGFSTLQERRSRCNSFMGNSAVPKKPQSKPKKPHLSGHKSSSSSSREPQPKRVEEVYTALKQGLDEYLEVHQTELDKLTSLMKDMKRNSRLGVLYDLDKQIKTIERYIRRLEFHISKVDELYEGFCIQRRLRDGASKMKQAFTASPSTKGTRESLAEVNRRYKEYTENMSTFEGELENLLGEFHIKMKGLAGFARLCPGDQYEIFMRYGRQRWKLKGKIEGNSRQSWDGEEMIFMPLITDLISIKVTELKGLATHILVGSVICETKELFTAMPQVVAVDVNDLGTIKLNLEVTWFPFDVEDLTLSSGNTSKAAALQRRVSVYSQGTPETPTFQDTSFFMWQPRPREAQHLSFLHALRDTLLDKLRRSRSFGDLAALRPRPKSSLEVYSTLPDDVFENGGCGVAECKRLSFTFSDTTSTPSPVPSQSNPEITVTPPDPDAALQPHLETSEQNDEEEGEEEQETGSVSASLASASEADSEWTEGQGLNSSTAPSLCSEGQLSAVGPEDVVFLEPSGPDEISELKPVELDGEEGSLTRQLVRRLTSSDVLPEAGALSWAGEGSRAFLESSLEEAIQNLLLRLESLGQRCRELQDLEQEVMRLEDLLKCRLPAHRSRSSSLSLTVESALESFDFLNTSDFDDDDTGDDVGTLPRSVFFDMESERIGSGQHPEARGHLSEALTEDTGVGNSVAGSPLPLTTGNENFDVAIVIHLQYCNHLIQLLTSGGSPWQRKALLHKLSTQTLLLEELSESSIDKLGNVSTAADVLPGLAERPALMALWSEFSGSAGVFHTTLDRVLQHMHHSFTAPLQDTHPHTADSVIRLVVSEMVDRSELASSPSPSPSALSQDVLTVFQFHAYAAEHNITDMEEHLLQLAREMMFAEHLNSGNTECSMKELQEVSVTSLQPRPQTLKAIAGLLTSDDSELSKAAAALLTSGASHPPFRTKAVDCYTQALSEAGVQTQRAACVALSCLQALESIGAVVSLCDSADEELRHVAIETLLTFGEEGRLAYEQLDTVPREMVRLGTRRGNAVTTAF; this is encoded by the exons gAGTGTCCTCCCGCTTCCCAGAGATCATGGCGGCAGGCACCCACTCTCCCGGAGGCCCCAATGGCATCATCAGGAGCCAGTCATTCGCCGGCTTCAGCACCCTACAGGAGAGACGCTCACG GTGTAACTCTTTCATGGGTAACTCGGCAGTGCCGAAGAAACCCCAGTCCAAACCCAAGAAGCCCCATCTGTCAGGGCACAagtccagcagcagcagtagcagagaACCTCAGCCCaagagagtggaggaggtgTACACTGCCCTCAAACAAGGCCTGGA TGAGTATCTGGAAGTGCACCAGACAGAACTGGACAAACTCACATCTCTGATGAAGGACATGAAGAGGAACTCCAGGCTG GGAGTGCTCTACGATCTTGACAAG cAAATCAAAACCATAGAAAGGTACATCCGGAGACTGGAGTTCCATATAAGCAAG GTGGATGAACTGTATGAAGGGTTTTGCATACAGAGGCGATTGCGTGACGGGGCCAGTAAGATGAAACAAGCGTTTACTGCCTCGCCATCTACCAAAGGCACCCGGGAGAGCTTAGCGGAGGTCAACCGCCGCTACAAAGAGTACAcagag AATATGAGCACTTTTGAGGGAGAGCTGGAGAACCTGTTGGGGGAGTTCCATATTAAAATGAAAg gtctggCGGGCTTTGCACGGCTTTGTCCTGGAGATCAGTATGAG attttcATGCGGTATGGGCGTCAGCGCTGGAAGCTGAAAGGCAAAATTGAGGGGAATTCGAGGCAGAGTTGGGACGGAGAAGAGATGATCTTCATGCCACTCATTACAGACCTCATCTCCATCAAG GTCACGGAGCTGAAGGGACTGGCAACTCACATTCTGGTTGGCAGTGTGATCTGTGAGACAAAAGAACTGTTTACTGCCATGCCTCAGGTGGTTGCCGTTGACGTCAATGACCTGGGCACCATTAAACTCAACCTGGAGGTCACCTGGTT CCCGTTTGACGTGGAGGACCTGACGCTATCTTCCGGGAACACGAGCAAAGCCGCGGCCCTGCAGAGACGCGTGTCGGTGTACAGCCAAGGCACGCCTGAGACGCCAACGTTCCAGGACACCTCCTTCTTT ATGTGGCAGCCCCGGCCACGCGAGGCCCAGCATTTGTCTTTTCTGCACGCTCTCAGGGACACGCTGTTAGATAAGCTCAGACGCAGTCGCTCATTTGGCGACCTGGCTGCGCTCCGACCCCGCCCCAAATCCAGTCTGGAAGTCTAT tccACTCTTCCTGATGACGTGTTTGAGAACGGCGGCTGCGGTGTGGCTGAATGTAAGCGTCTGTCGTTCACCTTCTCCGACACCACATCCACCCCAAGCCCAGTTCCCAGCCAATCAAATCCCGAGATCACGGTCACGCCCCCAGACCCCGACGCTGCCCTGCAGCCCCATTTGGAGACTTCCGAGCAGAATGACGAAGAGGAAGGTGAAGAAGAGCAGGAGACCGGCAGTGTGAGTGCCAGTTTGGCAAGCGCAAGCGAGGCTGACTCAGAGTGGACGGAGGGTCAGGGACTCAACAGCTCAACAGCGCCCTCTCTCTGTTCGGAGGGGCAGCTGTCCGCGGTGGGGCCGGAGGACGTGGTGTTCCTGGAGCCCAGCGGGCCTGACGAGATCTCCGAACTGAAACCTGTAGAGCTGGATGGGGAAGAAGGCAGCCTGACTCGACAGCTGGTGAGGAGGCTGACGTCGTCCGACGTGCTGCCTGAGGCCGGGGCGCTAAGCTGGGCTGGAGAAGGAAGCCGGGCCTTCCTGGAGAGCAGCCTGGAGGAGGCCATCCAGAACCTCCTTCTGCGCCTGGAGAGTCTGGGTCAGCGCTGTAGGGAGCTGCAGGACCTTGAACAGGAGGTCATGAGACTGGAGGACCTACTCAAG TGCCGGCTGCCCGCTCACAGGAGCCGCTCCTCCAGCCTCAGTCTGACGGTCGAAAGCGCTCTCGAAAGCTTCGACTTCCTCAACACCTCCGACTTCGACGACGACGACACCGGCGACGACGTGGGGACCCTCCCTCGCTCCGTGTTTTTTGACATGGAGTCGGAGAGGATCGG ATCAGGCCAGCACCCAGAGGCTCGCGGCCACTTGAGTGAAGCCCTGACAGAAGACACAGGTGTGGGGAACAGTGTGGCTGGCAGCCCCCTGCCTCTCACCACAGGCAACGAAAACTTTGATGTGGCCATTGTCATTCATCTGCAGTACTGCAACCATCTCATACAG TTGTTAACGTCTGGAGGGAGTCCCTGGCAACGCAAGGCCCTTTTACACAAGCTCTCCACCCAGACCCTTTTACTGGAGGAGCTGAGTGAGAGCAGCATAGACAAACTTGGCAATGTCAGCACTGCAGCAGACG TACTGCCAGGTTTGGCGGAACGGCCGGCCCTGATGGCTCTGTGGTCCGAGTTCAGCGGTTCTGCCGGCGTGTTCCACACCACTCTGGACCGCGTGCTGCAGCACATGCATCACAGCTTCACCGCACCGCTGCaggacacacacccacacactgcaGACTCAG TGATCAGGCTGGTGGTGAGTGAGATGGTGGACAGGAGTGAGCTggcctcctccccctctccctccccctcggCACTGTCCCAGGATGTTCTCACCGTGTTCCAGTTCCACGCTTACGCAGCGGAACACAACATTACTGACATGGAGGAACATCTGCTGCAGCTGGCCAGAGAGA TGATGTTTGCGGAGCACCTGAACAGTGGAAATACAGAATGCTCCAtgaaggagctgcaggaggTGTCCGTGACCTCCCTCCAGCCCCGCCCTCAGACCCTAAAAGCCATAGCTGGGCTTCTGACCTCCGACGACTCTGAGCTCAGCAAGGCTGCAGCTGCCCTCCTCACCTCTGGCGCCTCTCACCCTCCCTTCAGGACAAAG gcAGTGGATTGCTACACACAAGCCTTATCGGAGGCTGGCGTACAAACACAGAGGGCGGCTTGTGTTGCTTTGAGTTGCCTTCAG GCTTTGGAGAGCATTGGTGCTGTAGTGTCACTGTGTGACTCGGCCGACGAGGAGCTCCGCCATGTTGCCATAGAAACCCTTCTTACATTTG gggaaGAGGGGCGGCTGGCATACGAGCAGCTGGACACAGTTCCCCGGGAGATGGTGCGACTGGGCACGCGACGGGGCAACGCTGTCACCACCGCCTTCTGA